One window from the genome of Paraneptunicella aestuarii encodes:
- the asnB gene encoding asparagine synthase (glutamine-hydrolyzing): protein MCGFLTVYSANPKHQAKKEQVQAGLDAIYHRGPDENNIWISNDHRMVMGHTRLSIIGLGNGLQPISDQSGALHLVVNGEFYDFERIRDELRAKGYHFSTESDSEIALYLYKEYGTKGLERLRGEFAMVLYDAQQNCVIAMRDRMGIKPLFYGEYDGKIYFASEAKAIINAGVPAVWDEMAYVTRSFYLDNSSLFKYVNAVTPGHMMLLTPSGMKQHCYWDIEYNDAGVEDPFVAGKDEKTLIRDVHDAIAESVRLRLRADVPVGIYLSGGVDSSAMLGMATELSGKSMDAFNLSFVEMEDYDENRFARLAAERAGAKFHTIPVTQDDLADNYEKALWHNETPFFNAHGVAKFMLSGIVRDNGIKAVLTGEGADEVFAGYPHFKRDMVLFNSQNQDPEVIANMREKILASQAGYTQSNMPKDVSWLTEQIGHGISWLDNQAGWFTALQEMYSDDVASRYGSIEPYRMFFNTLDHRKLENIDPVHRSMYLWAKSYLPAFVLTTLGDRMEMGHSVEGRVPLLDHHVVEMAAKLPVHMKIRNSTEKYIFREAMKNYLPVELYERKKHYFRAPPATLLRNGRLFQLVRDTLNSQALEKLPFYNAAKVRKLIDELPDMSRERQALLDPMIMELTSMCMLQNQYNMTVDSDMMAQEVAA, encoded by the coding sequence ATGTGCGGATTTCTAACGGTTTATTCAGCCAACCCTAAACATCAGGCGAAAAAAGAACAGGTTCAAGCAGGCTTGGACGCTATTTATCATCGTGGTCCAGATGAAAACAATATCTGGATTTCCAATGACCATAGAATGGTAATGGGTCATACCCGCCTCAGTATCATTGGCCTTGGCAATGGTTTGCAGCCTATTAGCGATCAAAGTGGAGCACTTCACCTAGTTGTTAATGGTGAATTTTACGATTTCGAGCGAATTCGTGACGAATTACGCGCAAAAGGCTACCACTTCTCAACAGAATCAGACAGTGAGATAGCACTCTATTTATACAAAGAATACGGCACTAAAGGTCTTGAAAGACTGCGTGGTGAATTCGCAATGGTGTTGTACGATGCGCAGCAAAATTGCGTTATTGCCATGCGTGACCGTATGGGCATCAAGCCGTTATTTTACGGTGAATATGACGGCAAAATTTACTTCGCTTCAGAAGCCAAAGCCATTATCAATGCTGGCGTTCCAGCGGTATGGGACGAAATGGCTTACGTTACTCGTTCTTTCTATCTGGATAACAGCTCTCTATTTAAATACGTCAATGCGGTAACACCGGGTCATATGATGCTTCTTACGCCATCAGGCATGAAGCAGCATTGTTACTGGGATATCGAATACAATGATGCAGGTGTTGAAGACCCATTTGTTGCAGGTAAAGACGAGAAAACCCTGATCCGCGATGTACATGACGCCATCGCTGAATCGGTTCGTTTACGCTTACGTGCAGACGTTCCGGTTGGTATTTACTTAAGTGGCGGTGTTGATTCATCAGCCATGTTAGGCATGGCAACCGAGCTTTCTGGCAAGTCGATGGACGCTTTCAACCTGTCTTTCGTTGAAATGGAAGATTATGACGAGAACCGTTTCGCACGCTTGGCGGCAGAACGCGCGGGGGCAAAATTCCATACTATTCCTGTAACTCAGGACGACCTGGCTGACAATTATGAAAAGGCCCTTTGGCACAACGAAACGCCATTCTTTAATGCGCACGGTGTTGCCAAATTCATGTTAAGCGGCATTGTTCGTGACAACGGAATTAAGGCTGTTCTAACCGGTGAAGGTGCCGACGAAGTATTCGCAGGCTACCCACACTTTAAGCGTGACATGGTGCTGTTCAATTCTCAGAACCAGGATCCTGAAGTCATCGCTAACATGCGTGAAAAGATCCTGGCTAGCCAAGCGGGCTACACGCAGAGCAATATGCCAAAAGACGTAAGCTGGTTAACTGAGCAAATTGGTCACGGTATTTCATGGCTGGACAATCAGGCTGGCTGGTTTACTGCTTTGCAAGAAATGTATTCTGATGATGTTGCTAGCCGTTATGGCAGTATTGAACCATATCGCATGTTCTTCAATACGCTGGATCATCGCAAACTGGAAAATATCGACCCTGTACACCGTTCCATGTATTTGTGGGCGAAATCCTACTTGCCTGCTTTTGTATTGACTACCTTGGGCGATCGCATGGAAATGGGCCACAGTGTTGAAGGCCGTGTACCGCTTCTGGATCACCATGTTGTTGAAATGGCAGCGAAATTGCCTGTACATATGAAGATCCGTAACTCTACCGAGAAGTACATCTTCCGCGAAGCAATGAAAAACTATCTGCCGGTAGAGTTGTATGAGCGTAAGAAACATTACTTCCGTGCGCCACCGGCAACCTTGTTACGCAATGGGCGCTTGTTCCAATTGGTGCGCGATACCCTGAACAGCCAGGCTTTAGAGAAATTGCCGTTCTATAACGCTGCTAAAGTACGTAAGCTGATTGACGAACTACCGGATATGAGCCGTGAGCGTCAAGCGCTACTTGACCCAATGATCATGGAACTAACCAGCATGTGTATGTTGCAAAATCAATACAACATGACAGTGGATAGCGACATGATGGCACAGGAGGTCGCGGCATGA
- a CDS encoding hydroxymethylglutaryl-CoA synthase — protein sequence MAKIGINKMGFYIPEYYLGLDDLAGVHQIDPNKYLHGIGQVKMAVPAPDEDVVTMAANAAKLILDDMTPEQKASISTVIFATETGVDQSKSGAAYLTGMIDVSPNVRAFEIKQACYGATAGIQMACDVVTVRPHESVLVIASDIAKYEQNSPGECTQGAGAVAMVISQNPDIIAFDSQRGLYSEDVMDFWRPNHMQHALVDGELSINCYLNSMAEAYKHYRENGGKSLNELPWLCFHQPFTKMAKKAYQHLQTEFADEMADHQDESYTISQIYGKDIGNTYTASMYFGLISLLENYDGDMTSQQIGLFSYGSGCVGEFFSGTVQPNYRRGLPTKEHKSMLQNRERLSYQNYERFMYQTKDDARGTIEYPAVTNSAFRMGGVVDNIRQYQAVEKA from the coding sequence ATGGCAAAAATCGGCATAAACAAAATGGGTTTTTATATACCCGAGTATTACTTGGGATTAGATGACCTGGCAGGAGTGCATCAAATCGACCCTAACAAATACCTTCATGGTATTGGTCAGGTAAAAATGGCAGTTCCTGCACCGGACGAAGATGTTGTCACAATGGCTGCTAATGCGGCAAAACTGATTCTGGATGATATGACTCCAGAGCAGAAAGCATCTATTTCAACGGTTATTTTTGCGACAGAAACAGGTGTTGATCAATCTAAATCTGGCGCGGCTTATTTAACTGGCATGATCGACGTTAGTCCAAATGTTCGTGCATTTGAAATCAAGCAAGCTTGCTACGGTGCAACGGCTGGAATTCAAATGGCATGTGACGTTGTTACTGTTCGTCCACATGAAAGTGTATTGGTTATTGCTAGCGATATTGCCAAGTATGAACAAAATAGCCCGGGTGAGTGTACTCAAGGTGCGGGTGCCGTTGCGATGGTGATCAGTCAAAACCCTGACATCATTGCATTCGACTCTCAGCGCGGTTTGTACTCCGAAGACGTGATGGACTTCTGGCGTCCCAATCACATGCAACATGCATTAGTTGACGGTGAATTGTCAATTAACTGCTATCTCAACTCTATGGCAGAAGCTTATAAGCACTATAGAGAAAACGGTGGCAAGAGCCTCAACGAATTGCCTTGGTTATGTTTCCATCAACCTTTCACCAAAATGGCGAAGAAGGCTTATCAGCATTTGCAAACCGAGTTTGCTGATGAAATGGCTGATCATCAAGACGAAAGCTACACCATCAGTCAAATCTACGGTAAAGACATTGGTAATACCTATACCGCCAGTATGTATTTTGGTTTGATTTCCCTTCTGGAAAATTATGACGGTGACATGACGAGTCAGCAAATCGGCTTGTTCAGCTATGGCTCTGGCTGTGTTGGTGAATTCTTCTCAGGAACCGTTCAACCTAACTACCGTCGAGGCTTACCAACCAAGGAACACAAGAGCATGTTGCAAAATCGTGAGCGCCTCAGTTATCAGAATTATGAGCGTTTCATGTATCAAACCAAAGACGATGCTCGCGGCACGATTGAATACCCTGCAGTGACTAACTCTGCATTCCGTATGGGTGGTGTCGTGGACAACATTCGCCAGTATCAGGCAGTAGAAAAGGCATAG
- a CDS encoding LysR family transcriptional regulator, with amino-acid sequence MFSRITLEMWRVFVTIAEEGSSVKAASVLHKSQSAISHSIKKMESELGKPLFKIEGRSSVLTTLGKILLPKAQRLLGDADGIEKLGKQYQLGFMDEVGIALDVLVPASVIHETIERFGVIYPNVSLRIYETSLSGTKQLLDEGTIALGISSTMPNDIIIEPFMDIPMICVCSPSFSLAEEEKVTQNDLKRFRQIVIRDSGKSNISSGWLGSSNRITVTHIHTALNMVDSGIGYAWLPHHLVQPYVESGRLTFIQLTKGATRSVNLQIGLRSELMQIEEIQTLFDLLKAVSISDDIVSNPIQLTG; translated from the coding sequence ATGTTTTCCAGAATCACACTAGAAATGTGGCGTGTTTTCGTCACCATTGCAGAGGAAGGAAGTAGCGTGAAAGCCGCTTCTGTACTGCATAAGAGCCAATCAGCCATAAGTCACTCAATAAAAAAAATGGAGAGTGAACTTGGCAAGCCATTATTTAAAATTGAAGGGCGATCTTCGGTCTTGACGACATTGGGAAAGATACTTTTACCTAAAGCTCAACGCCTTTTAGGTGATGCAGATGGTATTGAGAAATTAGGTAAACAATATCAACTTGGATTTATGGATGAAGTGGGAATTGCATTAGATGTATTAGTTCCTGCAAGTGTTATTCATGAAACAATTGAGAGATTTGGTGTTATTTATCCAAATGTTTCCTTACGTATTTATGAGACCTCTCTTTCAGGTACAAAACAACTATTAGATGAAGGAACTATTGCATTGGGCATTTCCAGTACCATGCCAAATGACATCATCATTGAACCCTTTATGGATATTCCAATGATTTGCGTCTGCTCCCCTTCATTTAGTCTGGCTGAGGAAGAAAAGGTTACTCAGAATGACCTTAAACGCTTCCGACAAATTGTTATTCGAGACTCGGGAAAAAGTAATATCAGTAGTGGCTGGTTAGGCTCCAGCAATCGAATTACAGTGACTCACATCCATACAGCTCTGAATATGGTTGATTCAGGAATTGGTTATGCCTGGCTTCCTCATCACCTGGTTCAACCTTATGTTGAGAGTGGTCGATTAACCTTTATTCAACTCACGAAAGGCGCGACTCGAAGTGTGAATCTTCAAATTGGACTACGTTCAGAACTGATGCAGATTGAAGAAATCCAAACACTGTTTGACCTGTTAAAAGCCGTTTCAATCAGTGATGACATTGTATCCAACCCTATTCAACTCACTGGCTAG
- a CDS encoding DsbA family oxidoreductase — translation MSKLTVEFFHDAVCGWCYVQSPRLRKIAQEMDIKVVQRCFVLQRNNQEIIQRFGSLEQAKTEILGHWVACKQHADDPTSIDIEGMAKQPFTYPSGYLAALGAKAAEMMGDSDKHWDFFDAIQNQHLRINNNIGDASILIETAQSIGLNPITFEEKLHSDEVKAAVEDDLLLARRYQIRSIPTLVINGEKVISQTLSLEQMRQVFSQLLAA, via the coding sequence ATGAGCAAATTAACCGTAGAATTTTTCCATGACGCGGTTTGCGGCTGGTGCTATGTCCAAAGCCCCAGGTTACGCAAAATTGCGCAGGAAATGGATATAAAAGTCGTACAACGATGTTTTGTTTTACAGCGTAACAATCAAGAGATTATTCAGCGCTTTGGCTCTTTGGAACAGGCCAAAACTGAAATTCTTGGGCATTGGGTTGCCTGTAAACAACATGCTGACGATCCCACATCAATTGATATTGAAGGTATGGCAAAACAACCATTCACATATCCTAGTGGTTACCTGGCAGCATTAGGTGCCAAAGCTGCTGAAATGATGGGCGACAGCGATAAGCATTGGGATTTTTTCGACGCTATTCAAAATCAGCATTTACGCATTAACAACAATATTGGTGATGCCAGCATTTTGATCGAAACAGCACAAAGCATTGGATTGAATCCCATTACATTCGAAGAAAAACTGCATAGTGATGAAGTCAAAGCAGCCGTTGAAGATGATTTATTGCTGGCTCGTCGTTATCAGATCCGTAGCATTCCAACCTTGGTAATTAATGGTGAGAAGGTTATCTCGCAAACATTAAGCCTTGAGCAAATGCGTCAAGTTTTTAGCCAGCTACTTGCTGCCTAA
- a CDS encoding flavodoxin family protein gives MNKLVILFHSGYGHTEKQAHSVLEGAKKVSNVEANLMAIPENGELSGAQWEELAEAEGIIFGSPTYMGGVSWQFKKVADASSKPWFGQQWKDKIAAGFTNSATINGDKFLTVNYLQTLAMQHGMVWVGVGLMPSNAKDADRNDINYLGGFNGLFAQSPSDSSPEEGPLPGDLKTAILFGERIANAVARWNK, from the coding sequence ATGAACAAATTAGTCATCCTTTTTCATAGTGGTTATGGGCATACAGAGAAGCAAGCACATAGTGTTTTGGAAGGTGCTAAAAAAGTTTCAAACGTAGAAGCAAATCTTATGGCGATTCCAGAAAATGGTGAATTGTCGGGAGCACAATGGGAAGAATTAGCCGAGGCTGAAGGTATTATCTTTGGCTCTCCCACCTATATGGGCGGTGTTTCATGGCAGTTCAAGAAGGTCGCAGACGCTTCTTCCAAGCCTTGGTTTGGTCAGCAATGGAAAGATAAAATTGCTGCGGGTTTCACTAATTCAGCAACAATTAATGGCGACAAATTCCTTACGGTTAACTACTTGCAAACACTTGCCATGCAACATGGCATGGTTTGGGTTGGAGTAGGTTTAATGCCTTCCAATGCAAAAGATGCAGACCGTAATGACATTAACTACCTTGGCGGTTTTAATGGCTTATTCGCGCAATCACCTTCAGATTCTTCACCTGAAGAAGGCCCTCTTCCTGGTGATTTGAAAACAGCAATCCTGTTTGGTGAACGTATCGCAAACGCGGTTGCCCGCTGGAATAAGTAG